A window from Kovacikia minuta CCNUW1 encodes these proteins:
- a CDS encoding DUF1830 domain-containing protein, with protein MLTLPFVDRQPNQILCYYTNCTQHPQTVRMNHASSGCFERVVQPQQSIVFQAQADCQLEVQSSTTDNFVSNNIPCDRLRASKDILSQLLLRVL; from the coding sequence ATGTTAACCCTTCCCTTCGTCGATCGCCAACCCAATCAAATTCTCTGCTACTACACTAATTGCACTCAGCATCCTCAAACGGTGCGAATGAACCATGCCTCCAGTGGATGTTTTGAACGAGTGGTGCAACCGCAGCAATCGATTGTGTTTCAAGCTCAGGCAGATTGCCAACTCGAAGTTCAATCGTCTACAACTGACAATTTTGTAAGCAACAATATTCCTTGCGATCGCCTGCGTGCCAGTAAAGATATTCTCTCCCAACTGCTGCTGCGGGTGTTGTGA